One genomic region from Bactrocera tryoni isolate S06 chromosome 3, CSIRO_BtryS06_freeze2, whole genome shotgun sequence encodes:
- the LOC120771825 gene encoding cyclic nucleotide-gated cation channel subunit A: MVHSVDVATIAGTSEMDQTKRTKPSTLRRTLNALRQRLTRRSRTKPPDWFLQKFSNTNNVDKIGKTTTGTTTAAVVANEEGASGPAPANTAPADEGLSSEIRGSSRLCNRLSVNPTLQSHYRWLGIVSLAVLYNIIFVVGRSVFWEINHRAPTVWYFLDYLCDCIYLVDTLVHMHEGYLDQGLLVRDAYKLRRHYFHTKGWSIDVLSMLPTDLAYIWWSPSSCSAGGLPCPVIVRLNRLLRAPRLWEWFDRTETATGYPNAFRICKVVLAILVLIHWNACMYFAISYYLGFGSDNWVYNLNGPRNSTLQRQYIYSFYWSTLTLTTIGETPTPENDAEYLFVVADFLAGVLIFATIVGNIGSMISNMNVARVEFQNRMDGVKQYMAFRKVGHELEARVIRWFAYTWSQSGALDEERVLAALPDKLKAEIAIQVHMDTLKQVRIFHDCEPGLLEALVLKLKLQVFSPGDYICRKGDVGKEMYIVKRGKLSVVADDGVTVFATLGAGSVFGEVSVLEIAGNRTGNRRTANVRSLGYSDLFCLAKRDLWETLSDYPEARATLTERGCQLLRKDGLLDESVFADSQRAHDSIESGIEKLEMSVENLNVRLARLLAEYTASQAKLKQRLAKLESNYQLTHNSNAGISVVEPQARPRSGRLYSLQLKKRTRQKRLTASTKSNESSKQNTL; the protein is encoded by the exons atggtgCATTCAGTCGATGTTGCGACGATAGCCGGAACAAGCGAAATG GACCAAACAAAACGCACAAAGCCTTCCACATTGCGACGCACACTAAATGCGCTGCGTCAGCGTTTAACACGTCGCAGTCGCACCAAGCCGCCTGATTGGTTTCTCCAGAAATTCTCCAATACAAATAATGTAGATAAAATTGGCAAGACTACAACCGGTACAACAACAGCTGCAGTTGTGGCTAACGAAGAAGGAGCGAGTGGACCAGCACCGGCGAATACGGCGCCAGCCGATGAGGGTCTTTCCAGTGAAATACGTGGCTCAAGTCGACTGTGTAATCGTCTATCGGTGAACCCGACACTGCAGTCACATTACAGG TGGCTTGGTATTGTATCGTTAGCTGTTCTCTATAACATAATCTTTGTGGTGGGTCGTTCCGTCTTCTGGGAGATAAATCATCGTGCTCCAACGGTATGGTACTTCCTGGATTATTTATGTGATTGCATATATCTGGTGGATACGCTAGTGCATATGCATGAAG GTTACTTGGATCAGGGTCTGCTCGTGCGAGATGCTTATAAATTACGACGTCATTACTTTCACACCAAAGGTTGGTCCATCGACGTGCTGTCAATGCTGCCAACTGATCTCGCATATATATGGTGGTCGCCAAGCTCTTGTAGTGCCGGCGGTTTACCTTGTCCCGTGATAGTGCGCCTAAATCGTTTGTTACGTGCTCCTCGCCTCTGGGAGTGGTTCGACCGTACAGAAACGGCTACTGGTTATCCGAATGCTTTTCGCATTTGTAAAGTGGTGCTCGCCATTTTGGTGCTAATACATTGGAATGCCTGCATGTATTTCGCAATTAGTTATTATCTCGGTTTTGGTTCGGACAACTGGGTATATAATTTGAATGGCCCACGGAATAGCACTTTGCAGAGACAATATATTTATAGCTTTTATTGGTCTACATTGACATTGACGACGATCGGTGAGACACCAACGCCAGAAAATGATGCGGAATACCTGTTTGTGGTGGCAGACTTTCTGGCAGGCGTGCTGATCTTCGCCACAATTGTGG GTAACATTGGTTCGATGATTTCCAATATGAATGTGGCACGTGTCGAGTTTCAAAATCGCATGGACGGTGTCAAACAGTACATGGCCTTCCGGAAGGTTGGCCATGAGTTGGAGGCGCGTGTGATACGTTGGTTTGCCTACACTTGGTCACAGAGTGGAGCGCTCGACGAAGAACGTGTGCTGGCGGCACTACCGGACAAACTGAAAGCCGAGATTGCCATACAAGTGCATATGGACACACTAAAACAGGTGCGCATTTTCCACGACTGCGAACCGGGACTACTAGAGGCGCTTGTGTTGAAACTAAAACTGCAAGTCTTCAGTCCCGGCGACTATATTTGTCGTAAAGGTGATGTTGGCAAAGAAATGTATATAGTAAAACGAGGCAAATTGTCCGTGGTCGCAGACGATGGAGTCACAGTGTTTGCAACACTTGGCGCCGGCTCAGTTTTCGGCGAAGTGTCAGTGTTGGAAATAGCAGGCAATCGCACCGGTAATCGACGAACAGCCAATGTACGTTCACTAGGCTACTCGGATCTCTTTTGTTTGGCAAAACGTGATTTATGGGAAACGCTGTCCGATTATCCAGAAGCGCGTGCCACACTCACGGAACGCGGCTGTCAGCTGCTGCGTAAAGATGGTCTACTAGACGAGAGTGTTTTTGCGG attCACAACGCGCGCACGACAGTATCGAGAGCGGCATTGAAAAGTTAGAGATGTCCGTGGAGAATTTAAATGTGCGGTTGGCACGCTTACTTGCCGAGTACACAGCCAGTCAGGCGAAACTGAAGCAACGGCTGGCGAAACTGGAATCAAA CTATCAATTAACCCACAACTCCAACGCCGGCATCAGCGTCGTCGAACCGCAAGCACGTCCACGCAGCGGGCGTCTCTACTCGCTGCAACTGAAGAAGCGTACGCGGCAAAAACGTCTAACGGCATCTACGAAATCCAACGAGAGCAGCAAACAGAACACGCTGTAA